From a single Hydrogenispora ethanolica genomic region:
- a CDS encoding secretin N-terminal domain-containing protein, producing MRRFAFFRSSIIPILLCFLFIPAVWADSDRLIDLDFKNADLKDVLRALAFQKGVNFIIDNNISGSVTIRLTKVSFEDALNIITRSNSLAVIRENNIYRISFQDPSTLNMVYENGLLTLEAVNARLPQILSVLSQKSGRNYVPSPDLQDRLTIAFTRVPLGEGVQALLTQANCSAENNGSVIFVRKKISLPFTLAIQYQDNLLSLEATNVPLGSLARSIAEKTGVAVVANQELNQNISIYFQNLPLDQALNLLCNANNLELVKEGPAWRIAKGSYNPQNSNLRIVYDSQTQLFTLDIQGAALTTVLREMAVKANLNLVVLPQVNANINNLRLQKLNFTQVLEYLLRGTIYTYKKVDDIYIVGDGFAVRPENTEFAEVKRYTVQYLKADQLLNTLPPLFPRQNFTQLPDKNVVVLTAPPDIQAKFQEYLNQMDVENSDVRTAMIRIKHLKAEDVLKYFPAAIPKNDIIVIKELNALTVTGSQNLISQVQQYIETVDQVNPMIVFDIQVISISDTDKTEWNASGTLSVGDKSLAIAPETGSITLTNGTATTATATTLAALKLLVSQEKAKILQNPTISTLNGYPTNFKVSTKRSFQVESTQTVNGVVTTTQQQMVVDTGLYITINPWVSADKQITMEIKPTFSEYNDPPSANMIAITVERTTESTIRVHDQQTVIISGLKYTSKDKKVYKMPVLGDIPGLGALFRRTFDQESQNEFVILITPHLIYDEAAKKAMNEKLSGSYDRDIRAEMGGGKDGE from the coding sequence ATGCGACGGTTCGCCTTTTTTCGGTCCTCTATCATTCCCATCTTGCTATGCTTCCTTTTCATTCCCGCGGTTTGGGCCGATAGCGACCGGTTGATCGATCTGGACTTTAAGAATGCCGATCTAAAAGACGTCCTGCGGGCATTAGCTTTTCAAAAAGGCGTCAACTTCATTATCGACAATAACATCAGCGGCAGCGTCACCATCCGCTTGACCAAGGTCAGTTTCGAGGATGCGCTAAACATCATCACCCGCAGCAACAGCTTGGCGGTGATCCGGGAAAATAACATCTACCGGATCAGTTTTCAGGACCCGTCCACGCTCAACATGGTCTACGAAAACGGTCTGTTGACGCTGGAAGCGGTCAATGCCAGGCTTCCTCAAATATTAAGCGTCCTATCCCAGAAAAGCGGACGCAACTATGTCCCGTCCCCCGATCTCCAGGACCGGCTCACCATCGCTTTCACCCGGGTGCCCTTGGGCGAAGGAGTCCAGGCCCTGCTGACCCAGGCGAACTGTAGCGCCGAAAATAACGGGAGCGTCATCTTTGTCCGCAAAAAAATCTCCCTGCCGTTCACCCTCGCCATTCAGTACCAGGATAACCTGCTGTCGCTGGAAGCCACCAACGTCCCCCTCGGCTCCCTGGCCCGGAGCATCGCCGAGAAGACCGGAGTCGCGGTCGTCGCCAACCAGGAACTGAACCAGAATATCTCGATCTATTTTCAAAACCTGCCGCTGGATCAAGCGTTGAATCTACTATGCAACGCCAACAATTTGGAACTGGTGAAGGAAGGGCCGGCCTGGCGGATCGCCAAAGGCAGCTATAACCCCCAGAACTCCAATTTGCGGATTGTGTACGACAGCCAGACCCAATTATTCACCCTGGACATTCAGGGAGCGGCGTTGACCACTGTTTTGCGGGAGATGGCGGTCAAGGCCAATCTGAATCTGGTGGTGCTGCCCCAGGTCAATGCGAATATCAATAACCTGCGGCTGCAGAAGCTGAATTTTACTCAGGTTCTCGAATATTTATTGCGCGGGACGATTTATACCTATAAAAAGGTCGACGACATCTACATCGTGGGCGACGGTTTCGCGGTCCGGCCGGAGAATACCGAGTTTGCCGAGGTGAAGCGCTATACGGTGCAATATCTGAAGGCCGATCAGCTTCTCAACACTCTGCCGCCGCTGTTTCCCCGCCAGAATTTTACCCAGCTGCCGGATAAAAACGTGGTGGTCCTGACCGCGCCGCCGGATATTCAAGCCAAATTCCAGGAATATCTGAACCAGATGGATGTCGAAAACAGCGATGTCCGGACCGCCATGATCCGGATCAAACATTTGAAGGCGGAAGACGTCTTGAAATACTTTCCGGCGGCGATTCCTAAGAATGATATCATCGTCATCAAAGAGTTGAACGCGCTCACCGTCACCGGTTCTCAAAATCTCATCTCACAGGTGCAACAATACATCGAAACCGTGGATCAGGTCAATCCGATGATCGTCTTCGATATCCAGGTGATCTCCATCTCCGACACGGATAAGACGGAATGGAACGCCTCGGGCACCCTGTCCGTCGGCGATAAATCATTGGCGATTGCACCGGAAACCGGTTCGATAACGCTGACCAATGGTACAGCCACCACCGCGACCGCCACGACCCTGGCTGCACTGAAACTGCTCGTTTCGCAGGAGAAAGCGAAGATCCTTCAAAATCCGACCATCTCCACATTGAACGGTTATCCGACCAATTTTAAAGTCTCCACCAAACGGAGTTTCCAGGTTGAAAGCACCCAGACCGTGAATGGCGTCGTGACCACCACCCAGCAGCAGATGGTGGTGGACACCGGCCTATATATCACCATCAACCCCTGGGTGTCGGCGGATAAACAGATCACGATGGAGATTAAGCCGACCTTCAGCGAATACAACGATCCGCCCTCGGCCAACATGATTGCCATAACCGTGGAACGGACCACCGAATCCACCATCCGGGTCCATGATCAACAGACCGTCATCATCAGTGGCCTGAAGTATACCAGCAAGGACAAGAAGGTCTATAAGATGCCGGTCCTGGGGGACATTCCGGGGCTTGGCGCGCTCTTCCGCCGGACTTTCGATCAGGAGAGTCAAAACGAGTTTGTGATCCTGATCACGCCCCATCTCATTTACGACGAAGCGGCCAAAAAAGCGATGAACGAGAAGCTTTCCGGGAGTTACGACAGGGATATCCGGGCGGAGATGGGCGGAGGGAAAGACGGAGAATAG